A stretch of the Fodinicurvata sediminis DSM 21159 genome encodes the following:
- the cbiB gene encoding adenosylcobinamide-phosphate synthase CbiB has translation MAEAALVLLVALVLDALIGDPDWLWRHLPHPITLIGRLISHFDREFNLEDAAEGTRRRLGILVILLLLAGAIVCGMALAFLFKMLPFGWVPETLLVAVLLAQRSLCQHVLSVARGFHDNGLSGARRAVGMIVGRDPEKLDESGVCRAAIESLAENFSDGVIAPAFWYLLAGLPGLLAYKVLNTADSMVGHRNERHADFGWATARLDDLANLPASRLSALLILLASAPSGWHRIFRSIWQDAPKHRSPNAGWPEAAMGASLGLALAGPRSYGAQQVEDAWMNEKGRQAANPQDIRRAVALCWRSFVILLLLLALIAAGEMLF, from the coding sequence ATGGCTGAGGCCGCGCTGGTCCTCTTGGTGGCCCTGGTCCTGGACGCCCTGATCGGCGACCCGGACTGGCTCTGGCGCCACCTGCCTCACCCGATCACACTGATCGGACGCTTGATCAGCCATTTCGATCGAGAGTTCAACCTGGAGGACGCGGCCGAGGGCACACGGCGTCGCCTGGGGATCCTGGTCATCCTTCTACTGCTTGCCGGCGCCATCGTCTGCGGGATGGCCCTGGCATTTCTCTTCAAGATGCTGCCCTTCGGCTGGGTTCCCGAAACGCTCCTCGTCGCCGTCCTCCTGGCCCAGCGCAGCCTCTGTCAGCATGTTCTGAGCGTTGCTCGGGGATTTCATGACAATGGCCTGTCGGGCGCCCGGCGCGCCGTGGGAATGATCGTCGGTCGAGATCCCGAAAAACTCGATGAATCAGGGGTCTGCCGTGCGGCCATCGAATCCCTGGCCGAGAACTTTTCGGACGGGGTCATTGCGCCGGCTTTCTGGTACCTGCTGGCCGGCCTGCCCGGATTGCTGGCCTACAAGGTGCTCAACACCGCCGATTCCATGGTGGGCCATCGCAATGAGCGCCATGCAGACTTCGGCTGGGCAACCGCCCGACTGGACGACCTGGCCAACCTGCCGGCATCGCGTCTCAGCGCCCTGTTGATCCTGCTGGCGAGTGCCCCGTCAGGCTGGCACAGGATTTTCCGCAGCATATGGCAGGATGCTCCGAAGCATCGCTCGCCCAATGCCGGCTGGCCGGAAGCGGCCATGGGGGCAAGCCTTGGCCTGGCACTCGCCGGACCGCGCAGCTATGGCGCCCAGCAGGTCGAGGATGCCTGGATGAACGAAAAGGGGCGGCAGGCAGCGAACCCGCAAGATATCCGAAGGGCTGTTGCCCTCTGCTGGCGCAGCTTTGTCATTCTGCTCCTGCTGCTTGCCCTGATTGCCGCCGGCGAAATGCTCTTCTGA
- a CDS encoding class I SAM-dependent methyltransferase: protein MSNALWDSLVRRIRAQGPITVADYMSEALSHPEHGYYQKQDPFGHAGDFITAPEISQMFGELIGLWCADTWQAQGSPQACALVELGPGRGTLMSDVLRAARTLPEFGQALEVHLVETSPVLRRLQQENLAAQTQPTWHEGLEYLPRRPAFFLANEFFDALPVHQYQRSETGWHERLVGLEDDGQSLAFGLSGPLPDSLCQDFPDCSPGEVVEVCPAARSYADIMARHVCRYGGAALWIDYGHDRTAAGDSLQAVKQHNYHPVLTDPGEADLTAHVDFGALKRTAESAGARPHGPIGQGPFLKSLGIETRASLLGEAATPDQRAVLAAALQRLTAPEQMGTLFRVMGVTHPHAPTPAGFPVTEADSTEGRATG, encoded by the coding sequence ATGAGCAATGCGCTCTGGGATAGCCTCGTTCGGCGCATACGCGCGCAAGGCCCGATCACGGTTGCCGACTACATGAGCGAGGCGCTTTCGCATCCAGAGCACGGCTACTATCAAAAGCAGGATCCATTCGGTCACGCCGGCGACTTCATCACAGCGCCCGAGATAAGCCAGATGTTCGGCGAACTTATCGGATTGTGGTGCGCTGACACCTGGCAGGCCCAGGGAAGCCCCCAAGCCTGCGCCTTGGTGGAACTGGGGCCAGGGCGCGGCACCCTGATGTCCGATGTTCTGCGTGCCGCCCGGACTCTGCCTGAATTCGGGCAGGCCCTGGAGGTGCATCTGGTCGAAACCAGCCCGGTCTTGCGCCGCTTACAGCAGGAAAATCTGGCGGCGCAGACGCAACCAACCTGGCACGAAGGTCTCGAGTACCTCCCGCGCCGCCCGGCTTTCTTCCTGGCCAATGAATTCTTCGATGCCTTGCCGGTTCATCAGTATCAGCGCAGCGAAACCGGATGGCATGAACGCCTGGTAGGCCTGGAGGATGACGGCCAGAGCCTGGCGTTCGGCCTGTCAGGGCCGCTGCCGGACTCCCTGTGCCAGGATTTTCCCGATTGCAGCCCGGGCGAAGTTGTGGAGGTTTGCCCGGCGGCACGAAGCTATGCGGATATCATGGCACGGCATGTCTGCCGGTATGGAGGCGCGGCCCTCTGGATCGATTACGGTCATGACCGCACGGCTGCAGGCGACAGCTTGCAGGCCGTGAAGCAGCACAATTACCATCCCGTTCTCACGGATCCGGGCGAAGCCGACCTGACGGCCCATGTCGATTTCGGCGCTTTGAAAAGGACTGCAGAATCCGCCGGCGCAAGGCCCCACGGCCCCATTGGGCAAGGCCCATTCCTCAAGTCCCTGGGCATCGAGACTCGCGCCAGCCTTCTGGGCGAAGCTGCAACTCCGGACCAGCGCGCGGTCCTGGCCGCTGCGCTGCAGCGCCTGACAGCTCCCGAGCAGATGGGTACACTCTTCCGTGTCATGGGCGTAACGCACCCCCACGCACCGACACCCGCCGGTTTTCCGGTAACCGAGGCTGACAGCACCGAGGGAAGGGCCACTGGATGA
- the lgt gene encoding prolipoprotein diacylglyceryl transferase: MQDLLLWGALTFPQFDPVALEIGPLAIRWYALSYIVGLLGAWFYCRYLVTVSPAGLTREAIDDFLLWATLGVILGGRLGYVLFYQPGYYVHHPQEILYLWQGGMAFHGGLIGVIVAIILFERKRGVAFMSLTDIVACAAPIGLFLGRIANFINGELFGRPSDVPWAMVFPGGGPEPRHPSQLYQAGLEGLLLFLLLFILMRFGALKCRGLLSGSFLAGYGLARFIGEFFRAPDAHLGYLTGGLTMGQLLSLPMLLAGLALVVWARRNCAGDRAS; encoded by the coding sequence ATGCAGGATCTTCTACTCTGGGGCGCACTTACCTTCCCGCAATTCGACCCCGTGGCCCTGGAGATCGGCCCGCTTGCCATTCGCTGGTATGCGCTTTCCTATATCGTTGGCCTGCTCGGCGCCTGGTTCTATTGCCGTTACCTGGTCACCGTTTCCCCGGCTGGCCTGACACGCGAAGCCATCGACGACTTCCTGCTGTGGGCAACGCTTGGCGTGATCCTGGGGGGCCGACTGGGATATGTGCTCTTCTATCAGCCAGGCTATTATGTTCACCATCCCCAGGAAATCCTCTACCTCTGGCAGGGCGGCATGGCCTTTCACGGCGGGTTGATTGGCGTGATTGTTGCCATCATTCTGTTCGAGCGCAAACGTGGCGTGGCCTTCATGTCCCTGACGGACATCGTTGCTTGCGCGGCGCCGATTGGATTGTTCCTCGGACGCATCGCCAATTTCATAAACGGCGAGCTCTTCGGCCGACCAAGTGACGTTCCCTGGGCGATGGTCTTTCCCGGCGGAGGACCGGAGCCACGCCACCCCAGCCAGCTTTATCAGGCTGGCCTCGAAGGCCTGTTGCTGTTTCTTCTGCTTTTCATCCTGATGCGTTTCGGAGCCTTGAAATGCCGGGGCCTGCTTTCTGGCAGCTTCCTTGCCGGCTATGGCCTGGCGCGTTTCATTGGCGAATTCTTCAGGGCTCCTGATGCCCACCTGGGCTATCTGACCGGCGGCCTCACCATGGGACAGTTGCTATCACTTCCCATGCTTCTCGCCGGCTTGGCCCTTGTGGTCTGGGCACGACGCAACTGCGCAGGAGACCGTGCCTCATGA
- a CDS encoding cobyric acid synthase, which translates to MTASLMFQGTGSDVGKSVLVAGLCRLFARRGLSVRPFKPQNMSNNAAVTADGGEIGRAQALQARACGVAPAIDMNPVLLKPESDLGAQVIVQGQRWATLKARDYSARKPELLQAVLESYHRLGEEADLVLVEGAGSPAEVNLRAGDIANMGFAEAADCPVILIGDIDRGGVIASLVGTHAVIRKEERARIRGFLINKFRGDTSLFNDGMDLIAQQTGWPALGVVPFLPQAGYLPAEDAVSLSQSSSGDAERRIHIVVPRFSRIANFDDFDPLAQEPDVLLEFVEPGRALPGTADLVILPGSKSTLGDLAFFREQGWDIDLRAHLRRGGWVLGICGGYQMLGRRLHDPDALESGGGSHEGLGLLEVETTMKPDKTLVEMRGRHLLSGLPVLGYEMHLGHTEGPGTQAPFLQLEPARSDGAVSADGRVMGCYLHGLFQADDFRSAYLGSLCQRANSGLAYEIQVDNALDALADHLEVHVDADRLLEIATSADVG; encoded by the coding sequence ATGACAGCGTCCCTGATGTTCCAGGGCACCGGGTCCGACGTGGGCAAATCGGTGCTGGTTGCCGGACTCTGCCGCCTGTTTGCCCGCAGGGGCCTGTCCGTGCGGCCTTTCAAGCCGCAGAACATGTCCAACAATGCTGCCGTGACCGCTGACGGCGGAGAGATCGGACGTGCCCAGGCCCTGCAGGCGCGCGCCTGCGGCGTGGCGCCAGCCATAGACATGAATCCCGTCCTGCTGAAGCCCGAAAGCGATCTGGGGGCGCAGGTGATCGTGCAGGGGCAGCGCTGGGCTACCCTGAAAGCACGGGATTATTCCGCGCGCAAGCCCGAGTTGCTGCAGGCGGTCCTGGAGAGCTATCACAGGCTGGGCGAGGAAGCCGATCTGGTCCTGGTGGAGGGTGCTGGCAGTCCGGCCGAGGTCAATCTGAGGGCCGGGGACATTGCCAACATGGGCTTCGCCGAGGCCGCCGACTGCCCTGTCATCCTGATTGGGGATATCGACCGTGGCGGCGTGATCGCCAGCCTGGTGGGAACCCATGCTGTCATACGCAAAGAGGAACGGGCGCGCATTCGTGGGTTTCTGATCAACAAGTTTCGGGGGGATACCAGCCTGTTCAACGATGGAATGGACTTGATCGCCCAGCAAACCGGATGGCCGGCTTTGGGGGTGGTACCCTTCCTGCCACAGGCGGGCTATCTGCCGGCCGAGGATGCAGTCTCGTTATCACAGAGTTCTTCAGGCGACGCCGAGCGGCGCATTCACATCGTGGTCCCCCGTTTCTCGCGCATTGCCAATTTTGACGATTTCGATCCTCTGGCACAGGAACCGGATGTCCTGCTGGAGTTTGTGGAGCCGGGTCGTGCCTTGCCCGGGACGGCCGACCTCGTGATTCTGCCGGGATCGAAATCCACTCTGGGCGACCTTGCTTTCTTCCGGGAGCAGGGCTGGGATATCGACCTGCGGGCCCATTTGCGCCGTGGAGGCTGGGTGCTGGGCATCTGTGGCGGTTACCAGATGCTGGGACGCCGCCTGCATGATCCGGATGCATTGGAAAGCGGTGGTGGCTCCCATGAGGGGCTGGGCCTTCTGGAGGTCGAGACGACCATGAAGCCGGACAAGACGCTGGTGGAAATGCGCGGCCGTCATCTGCTCAGCGGGCTGCCGGTTCTGGGATACGAAATGCACTTGGGCCATACAGAAGGTCCAGGTACACAAGCACCCTTCCTGCAACTCGAGCCCGCGCGCTCCGATGGTGCCGTTTCGGCGGATGGCCGGGTTATGGGCTGCTATCTGCACGGTCTCTTCCAGGCCGATGACTTCCGCAGTGCCTACCTGGGCAGCCTGTGCCAGCGCGCGAACTCCGGGCTTGCCTATGAAATCCAGGTGGACAACGCGCTGGACGCCCTGGCCGATCACCTGGAGGTCCATGTCGATGCCGATCGCCTGCTCGAGATCGCGACATCAGCTGACGTCGGGTGA
- a CDS encoding methyltransferase domain-containing protein: MTRRIPISMRLKAWWQGYDLRLKERPVEVPDEEPPAHNITYEREKMPWETARIELAQALWGSGMISPGDPEFVQDMVKPLGLNNEMSVLDMGAGLGGCARVMAESFGAWVTALEEDVALAEAGAALSEAAGMGRRAPVTQANLSEAELKQRGYDAIFSKDAFFRIIDKQHLLDHLVKALKPRGQVLFTDYVVDSPESLDGDLSEWLQREPMAPHPWTAAEYQKNLVSRNIEIRVQEDITHRFVQMIRSAWAEYLDHTHNQRPEEELAKVMMSEAELWTGRAAAMESGHLRVYRFHGIFHGGKQIRQ; encoded by the coding sequence ATGACCAGAAGAATCCCTATCAGCATGCGGCTGAAGGCTTGGTGGCAGGGGTATGACCTGCGCCTGAAGGAACGCCCTGTCGAAGTACCTGACGAGGAGCCACCTGCCCACAACATTACCTACGAACGTGAGAAGATGCCGTGGGAAACCGCGCGCATCGAGTTGGCCCAGGCTCTTTGGGGCTCCGGAATGATTTCACCCGGCGATCCTGAATTTGTCCAGGACATGGTGAAACCTCTGGGGCTCAACAACGAGATGAGTGTTCTCGACATGGGCGCGGGACTTGGCGGCTGTGCACGGGTCATGGCGGAGTCCTTTGGCGCCTGGGTAACGGCGCTGGAGGAGGATGTCGCGCTTGCCGAAGCAGGAGCCGCTCTTTCGGAAGCCGCCGGTATGGGGCGTCGGGCGCCTGTTACGCAGGCAAACCTGTCGGAAGCCGAGCTGAAGCAGCGCGGATACGATGCGATTTTCTCGAAGGACGCCTTTTTCCGCATTATCGACAAACAGCACCTGCTGGATCACCTGGTCAAAGCGTTGAAACCACGTGGTCAGGTGTTGTTTACTGATTACGTCGTGGACAGCCCGGAATCCCTGGATGGAGATTTAAGCGAATGGCTGCAGAGGGAGCCGATGGCACCGCACCCCTGGACGGCAGCGGAATACCAAAAGAACCTGGTGTCCCGGAACATCGAGATACGTGTCCAGGAGGATATCACCCATCGGTTCGTCCAGATGATTCGTTCGGCATGGGCCGAATATCTGGACCACACCCATAACCAGCGTCCCGAAGAGGAACTGGCCAAAGTGATGATGTCCGAAGCCGAACTCTGGACCGGGCGGGCCGCGGCCATGGAAAGCGGACACCTGCGCGTCTATCGTTTCCACGGCATTTTTCATGGTGGAAAGCAGATACGGCAATAG
- the cobD gene encoding threonine-phosphate decarboxylase CobD, translating into MSETRTELVHGGDLDTARLRHPEAGDSWIDLSTGINPWPYPIPSIADNDWQRLPGRRARDELLQAARHTYGLAPEAGITAAPGTQLLIQLLPRLFAPTEVEITGFTYGEHQRCWSLAGHRVTIRQPEDSLAEDTQVRVVTRPNNPDGRILPRETLLDWADRLAERGGILVVDEAFADVIPECSLAPDADHPGLCILRSFGKFFGLAGLRLGFALGPPALQARLTDAMGPWAVAGPAMSIGRTALADQQWSEETRQALQKQSGQLDAVLQKAGLDILGGTSLFRLCAHDSASEIAESLAARGILVRSFPEAPRWLRFGLPPDTSALQRLTQALAHG; encoded by the coding sequence ATGTCGGAAACACGAACAGAACTGGTCCATGGCGGTGATCTCGACACTGCCCGCCTGCGCCATCCCGAGGCAGGCGACAGCTGGATTGACCTCTCCACGGGAATCAATCCCTGGCCCTATCCCATCCCCAGCATTGCCGACAACGACTGGCAGCGCCTGCCTGGGCGACGAGCCCGTGATGAACTGCTTCAGGCGGCACGTCATACCTATGGCCTTGCTCCGGAAGCTGGCATCACGGCCGCCCCGGGGACCCAGCTTCTGATCCAACTGCTCCCGCGTCTGTTTGCCCCGACAGAGGTGGAAATTACAGGCTTCACCTACGGTGAGCACCAACGCTGCTGGTCGCTTGCCGGCCACAGGGTCACAATCCGCCAGCCAGAAGACTCTTTGGCCGAGGACACGCAAGTCCGTGTCGTGACCCGCCCCAACAATCCGGACGGACGGATTCTTCCACGCGAAACCCTGCTGGACTGGGCAGACCGGCTTGCCGAGCGGGGCGGTATTCTGGTCGTGGACGAGGCTTTTGCGGATGTGATCCCGGAATGCAGCCTCGCGCCGGATGCCGATCACCCTGGGCTGTGCATTCTACGCTCCTTCGGAAAGTTCTTTGGCCTTGCCGGGCTCCGGCTCGGCTTCGCTCTGGGCCCCCCTGCCCTCCAGGCCAGGTTGACGGATGCCATGGGTCCCTGGGCCGTGGCCGGACCTGCCATGAGCATCGGCAGAACCGCCCTTGCAGATCAGCAATGGAGTGAAGAAACGCGTCAAGCACTGCAGAAACAATCCGGGCAGCTGGATGCAGTACTCCAGAAAGCCGGTTTGGATATTCTGGGCGGCACATCGCTTTTTCGGCTCTGTGCCCATGATTCTGCAAGCGAGATTGCCGAAAGCCTTGCGGCCCGGGGCATCCTGGTGCGCAGTTTTCCTGAAGCGCCGCGCTGGCTACGCTTTGGTCTGCCCCCCGACACTTCCGCCCTGCAACGCCTGACCCAGGCCCTCGCGCATGGCTGA
- a CDS encoding M24 family metallopeptidase: MPLHFSESEFEERRQRCCAAMTREGLDGLLVFRQESMYYLTGYDTFGYVYFQCLVLKADGSTALLTRAPDLRQAQQTSTVEDIRIWVDDPGTNPAEELRSLLREQGLDGCRLGVEYEAYGLTGYNCKRLEAALGEFCQLEDASWLVSRLRVVKSPTEIEYLRKAAALADAAGDAALERTGPGAYEGDILADMHACIFRGGGDDPANEFIIGSGPQALLCRYHSGRRYLDAQDQLTLEWAGTYRHYHAAMMRTVPLGTCPPEQKEMFEAARDALLAVEEALAPGNTVGMAFDAHARTLDQAGLSAHRMNACGYSMGTTFAPNWMDWPMLYHGNPVVIEPGMAFFVHIIIFNSDKGLAMTLGRSSLVGKSGSESLSKAPLELIVK; encoded by the coding sequence GTGCCCTTACATTTCAGCGAATCCGAGTTCGAAGAGCGGCGTCAGCGCTGCTGTGCAGCGATGACACGCGAAGGCCTGGATGGCCTGCTGGTCTTCCGGCAGGAATCCATGTACTACCTGACGGGGTACGACACCTTCGGCTATGTCTATTTTCAATGCCTTGTGCTGAAGGCTGACGGCAGCACCGCCCTGTTGACCCGGGCGCCTGACCTGCGCCAGGCGCAACAGACCTCGACCGTCGAGGACATACGCATATGGGTGGATGATCCCGGCACCAACCCCGCCGAAGAACTGCGCAGCCTGCTTCGCGAGCAAGGCCTCGATGGCTGTCGCCTGGGCGTGGAATACGAAGCCTACGGCCTGACAGGCTACAACTGCAAACGGCTGGAAGCCGCACTCGGCGAATTCTGCCAGTTGGAAGATGCCTCCTGGTTGGTCAGCCGCCTGCGGGTCGTGAAAAGCCCCACCGAAATCGAATACCTGCGTAAGGCGGCCGCACTGGCCGATGCCGCCGGGGACGCGGCCCTGGAACGGACAGGCCCCGGTGCCTACGAGGGAGACATTCTGGCCGACATGCATGCCTGCATCTTCCGCGGTGGCGGCGACGATCCGGCAAACGAGTTCATCATCGGCTCCGGCCCCCAGGCCCTGCTTTGCCGCTATCACAGTGGTCGCCGGTATCTGGATGCTCAGGACCAATTGACGCTCGAGTGGGCCGGCACCTATCGCCACTATCACGCTGCCATGATGCGCACTGTTCCCCTTGGCACCTGTCCGCCGGAACAGAAGGAGATGTTCGAGGCCGCGCGCGATGCTCTTCTGGCCGTGGAAGAAGCCCTTGCACCCGGCAACACTGTCGGCATGGCTTTCGATGCCCACGCCCGCACCCTAGATCAGGCCGGCCTGAGCGCACATCGGATGAATGCCTGCGGTTATTCCATGGGCACCACCTTTGCGCCAAACTGGATGGACTGGCCTATGCTCTATCACGGCAATCCGGTTGTCATAGAGCCCGGCATGGCCTTCTTCGTCCACATCATCATCTTCAACAGTGACAAGGGACTTGCCATGACGTTGGGGCGATCCTCCCTGGTCGGAAAATCGGGCTCGGAAAGCCTGTCCAAGGCGCCCCTCGAGCTGATCGTCAAATAG
- a CDS encoding PAS domain-containing protein: MTNQDSGLSLRHPQLKSLYREWVKLCGEGTFPMAADLDPRDLRPWLDHLVVIRITADGRFVYGYYNPNYAEIFDGDRVGQSLESLPEEQRRLLEAEYRQVQQERLPTSRIYTALFYGEEQSWERLVLPFFTPKGRVEKMLVGAYRLNQ, from the coding sequence ATGACCAATCAGGACTCGGGCCTTAGCCTGCGCCATCCGCAACTGAAATCCCTCTACAGGGAATGGGTAAAACTCTGTGGAGAGGGCACCTTTCCCATGGCGGCCGACCTGGATCCGCGCGACCTGCGTCCCTGGCTCGACCATCTGGTTGTCATACGCATCACCGCAGACGGCCGCTTCGTCTACGGCTATTATAACCCTAACTATGCCGAGATTTTCGATGGAGACAGGGTTGGCCAGTCTCTGGAATCCCTGCCCGAGGAGCAACGGCGTCTGCTGGAAGCCGAATACCGGCAGGTCCAGCAGGAACGCCTGCCCACCTCACGCATCTACACGGCCCTGTTCTACGGAGAGGAACAGAGCTGGGAACGTCTGGTTCTTCCATTCTTCACACCCAAGGGACGCGTCGAGAAAATGCTTGTGGGCGCCTACAGGCTGAACCAATGA
- the cobO gene encoding cob(I)yrinic acid a,c-diamide adenosyltransferase, with protein sequence MKTEGMTEEEINARHAEKMAKKKAAREKILATKTIEKGLLMVHTGKGKGKSTAAFGLVMRAMGNGFKVGVVQFVKGKWETGERQILEHFPEQVTIKTMGQGFTWDTQDRQRDIDAARSAWEQAKEMIRDTNYRMILLDELNIVLRYDYLPIDEVVTFLQEEKPKDTHVLITGRNAKDELIEIADLVTEMTMVKHPFRDGVKAQAGIEF encoded by the coding sequence ATGAAGACCGAGGGAATGACCGAAGAGGAAATCAACGCGCGGCACGCCGAGAAGATGGCCAAGAAGAAGGCCGCGCGGGAGAAGATCCTGGCCACCAAGACCATCGAGAAAGGCCTGCTGATGGTCCATACGGGAAAGGGCAAGGGCAAGTCCACGGCGGCCTTCGGCCTGGTCATGCGGGCCATGGGCAATGGCTTCAAGGTTGGTGTCGTCCAGTTCGTGAAGGGCAAGTGGGAAACCGGCGAGCGCCAGATCCTGGAGCACTTTCCAGAGCAGGTGACCATCAAGACCATGGGCCAGGGCTTTACTTGGGACACCCAGGATCGTCAGCGCGACATTGACGCCGCCCGATCCGCCTGGGAGCAGGCCAAGGAGATGATTCGCGACACCAATTACCGCATGATCTTGCTGGACGAACTGAACATAGTGCTGCGCTACGACTACCTGCCCATCGACGAGGTGGTGACCTTCCTGCAGGAGGAGAAGCCGAAGGACACCCACGTGCTGATCACCGGCCGCAACGCCAAAGACGAGTTGATCGAGATCGCCGACCTGGTGACCGAGATGACCATGGTGAAGCACCCCTTCCGCGATGGCGTGAAGGCCCAGGCCGGCATCGAGTTCTGA
- the pgeF gene encoding peptidoglycan editing factor PgeF, translated as MKLTSPVLTERAEVKHGFFTRQGGVSEGIYASLNCGLGSQDNPEAVAENRRLAAEQLGIISECLLTCYQFHSTEVARVKHPWGPDGPQRADALVTDRPGLAIGILTADCLPVLLADGQAGVIGAAHAGWKGALTGILEATLQAMQDLGARLDRITAATGPAIAVESYEVGPEFRDHFLEQDPAHDHFFTTGPAERPHFDLKAFAQARLHASGVRDVDVLPQDTCSEPDQFFSYRRATHRGETDYGRSLSAICLAE; from the coding sequence ATGAAACTGACGTCTCCTGTCCTGACCGAGCGGGCCGAAGTGAAGCATGGCTTCTTCACGCGACAAGGCGGCGTGAGCGAAGGCATCTACGCATCGCTCAACTGCGGCCTGGGCAGCCAGGACAATCCCGAAGCCGTTGCCGAGAACAGGCGACTGGCTGCAGAGCAATTGGGCATCATCTCGGAGTGCCTTCTGACCTGTTATCAATTCCATTCGACGGAAGTGGCCCGGGTAAAGCACCCCTGGGGACCGGATGGTCCGCAGCGCGCCGATGCCCTGGTCACGGACCGGCCCGGACTGGCCATCGGCATTCTGACAGCCGATTGCCTTCCTGTCCTGCTGGCCGACGGCCAAGCAGGCGTAATCGGGGCTGCACATGCAGGTTGGAAAGGCGCATTGACAGGCATACTGGAAGCAACCCTGCAGGCGATGCAGGATCTGGGCGCTCGGTTGGACCGGATTACGGCGGCCACAGGCCCCGCCATAGCTGTCGAGTCCTATGAAGTCGGGCCGGAATTCCGCGACCACTTCCTGGAACAGGATCCGGCCCATGATCACTTTTTCACAACCGGTCCGGCAGAACGGCCGCATTTCGACCTCAAGGCCTTTGCCCAGGCAAGGCTGCACGCCAGCGGGGTTCGTGACGTGGACGTCCTGCCTCAGGACACCTGCAGCGAACCGGATCAATTCTTCAGCTATCGCCGTGCCACCCATCGCGGGGAGACGGACTACGGACGCAGCCTTTCAGCCATCTGTCTTGCCGAGTGA